From a single Pelodiscus sinensis isolate JC-2024 chromosome 4, ASM4963464v1, whole genome shotgun sequence genomic region:
- the LOC102448876 gene encoding olfactory receptor 5AR1-like, producing MEERNWTLVTEFVFVGFTDQRDLQVPLFLVFLAIYVITLVGNLGMIMLIRADPQLHTPMYFFISNLSFLDICYSSSITPRLLSDLLSERKVISYAACLTQFYFYAVFATAECYLLAVMAYDRYVAICNPLLYVAVMPRRVCALLVAGSYLAGVLNSLVHTSVALRLSFCGPNVINHFYCDGPPLYALSCTDTHLNDIVMFVFVGFNMIVTNLTILISYIYILATILRIRSTEGRRKAFSTCASHLTAVAIFYGAAGSMYSRPSSRHSQNLDKVASVFYTVVIPMLNPLIYSLRNKEVKGTLKKCLMRKDFSSHF from the coding sequence ATGGAGGAGAGAAATTGGACCCTTGTCACAGAGTTTGTTTTTGTGGGATTCACGGATCAACGAGACCTGCAGGTCCCCCTCTTCCTGGTGTTCCTAGCAATCTATGTGATCACCCTGGTGGGGAATCTTGGGATGATCATGCTAATCAGGGCGGATCCCCAACTCCACACTCCCATGTACTTCTTCATCAGTAATTTGTCCTTCTTAGACATCTGTTATTCCTCCTCCATCACCCCCCGGTTGCTGTCAGACCTCTTATCAGAGAGGAAAGTCATTTCTTATGCTGCCTGCCTTACACAGTTTTATTTTTATGCGGTCTTTGCCACCGCTGAGTGCTACCTCCTGGCCGTGATGGCGTACGACCGAtacgtggccatctgtaacccgctgctcTATGTCGCTGTCATGCCCCGCAGAGTGTGTGCTCTCCTGGTGGCTGGCTCGTATCTTGCGGGGGTTCTGAATTCCCTGGTGCATACAAGTGTTGCCCTTCGGCTGTCCTTCTGTGGCCCAAATGTCATCAACCACTTTTACTGCGATGGTCCCCCTCTCTACGCACTGTCCTGCACCGACACCCACCTCAATGACATTGTGATGTTTGTGTTTGTCGGCTTCAATATGATTGTGACTAACTTGACCATCCTAATCTCGTACATCTACATCCTGGCCACCATCCTGAGGATCCGCTCAACCGAGGGCAggcgcaaagccttctccacctgtgcCTCCCACCTGACGGCTGTCGCCATTTTCTACGGAGCAGCGGGGTCCATGTATTCACGACCCAGTTCCAGGCACTCGCAGAACCTAGATAAAGTGGCCTCCGTGTTCTACACAGTGGTGATCCCCATGCTGAATCCCCTAATCTACAGCCTGCGGAACAAGGAGGTGAAGGGCACCCTAAAAAAATGTTTGATGAGAAAAGATTTTTCCTCCCACTTCTGA